The following proteins are co-located in the Thermus thermophilus HB8 genome:
- a CDS encoding GspH/FimT family protein has translation MTRRGLTLLELLLVLGILGVFLGLALPLLSPNRLALDQAARSLATQVTRARLEAIRRNAFVGLQVFTEGAGGYLLFVDQNANRRYDPGEEFGATRFGQGNWARVRLDPEKSALGNMPLLFDPRGIPAKPITATLVLTSGGATRKVVISQQGRARLE, from the coding sequence ATGACTCGGCGGGGCCTTACCCTTTTGGAGCTCCTGCTGGTCTTGGGCATCCTGGGGGTCTTCCTAGGGCTGGCCCTTCCACTTCTTTCCCCCAACCGCCTCGCCCTGGACCAGGCCGCCCGCTCCCTCGCCACCCAGGTGACCCGGGCAAGGCTCGAGGCCATCCGCCGGAACGCCTTCGTGGGCCTTCAGGTGTTCACCGAAGGAGCGGGGGGTTACCTGCTCTTCGTGGACCAAAACGCCAACCGCCGCTACGACCCCGGGGAGGAGTTCGGCGCGACCCGCTTCGGCCAAGGGAACTGGGCCCGAGTGCGCCTGGACCCGGAGAAGAGCGCCCTCGGCAACATGCCCCTCCTCTTTGACCCCCGGGGCATCCCGGCCAAGCCCATCACCGCCACGCTCGTCCTCACCTCAGGGGGCGCCACCCGCAAGGTGGTCATCTCCCAGCAGGGCCGGGCCCGCCTGGAGTGA